The DNA region ATGCTGAGCGTCATGCTGCCGCGCCACACGTGCAGGCCGATGGTGAGTGCCAGGGCCAGGACGGCCGGACCGGCGGACGTGAAGGCGGCAGGATCGGTGTCGCGGAGGGTGTACGCGGCGAGGATGACCATCATCCCGACGGGCATGCGCTCGCCGATGTGGGCCATCAGCGCGCTGTGCCGCAGCGGCGCCAGCATCGCGAACGGGACCGCACGGAGCGCCCACGTGACGGCCGCGGAGACGGCGATGGCGGACAGGACGTACCAGGGATCAGTCATCGCGGCTCCTGCGAGTGGCGAGGACGTACGGACCGACGATCGCGGCGACGAACAGGCCCATCGCGATCAGCAGCATGTTCTCCCGCGAGATCAGGGCGGCGACGAGCGCGCAGCCGAGCGCGAGCGCCGGGATCGGCAGCGACCGACGGACCTTGTACGCCTCGAGCCCGAGCACGACGAACAGCGCCGTGACGGCGAACTCGAGCCCGACCACCTGCGGCGGGATCAGGGAGCCGAGGCCGGCGCCGGCAGCGACGCAGAGCACCCAGGCGACGTGGAAGAAGGCCTGGATGCCGATGATCCGCGCCCGCGACCACCCGGCGGACTCCGGCGTGACGGTGAGCGCGTAGGCCTCGTCGGTGAGCGCGAAGGTGCTGTAGGCCTTCCAGCCGGAGCCGTGCACCCGGTGGAGCGGGAACGAGATCGCGTAGAAGACGTGGCGGAAGTTCACCAGCAGGGTGCTGACGGCGATCTGCGCCAGGGGCGCCGCGGCGGCCAGCAGGCCGACCAGCAGGAACTCCATCGTTCCGGCGAACACGATCGCGCCGAGCACCGGCGCCCACCACCAGGCGAGCCCGGAATGAACCACGAGCACGCCGAGCGCGAGCCCCAACGGCACCACGGCGACGCACGCCGGAAGCACGGTCCGCCACCCGGCGACGAGCTCCTCGCGGGTGCTCGCGGGCTCCCGCGACGCTGTCTCCATGTCCATGACCTGCATGCCGCAAGCCTAGGAAAGTTCAGACGTTCATGGGTTGCCCATTGACGCTGCTAAAGTGCCGATATGCGCAATGATCACTCGATCGACGACCTGGATCGAGCAATCATTGCCGAGCTCGAAGACGACGCCCGACTGAGCAACGCCGAGCTGGCGCGACGGGTCGGCCTCACCCCGGCTCCCTGCCTGCGCCGGGTGCAGCGCCTGGAGAGCGACGGAGTGATCAAGGGCTACCACGCCCGCATCGACCCGAAGAGCGGCGGACGCGGCTTCGAGGTCATCGTCGCGATCGACATCGCGGTCAACGACGGCAAGACCATCGAGGACTTCGAGACCGCCGCCGTCGCCATCCCCGAGGTCACCGAGATGCGCCGCATGCTCGGCCAGCCCGACTACTACCTCCGCGTCCAGGTCGCCGACCCCGAGGCGTACGAGGCGCTCATCCTCGGGACCATCTCCCGGCTGCCCGCGGTGAGCCGGGTGCTGTCGCACCAGACGATGCGGCTGGTCAAGGGCTGAGCAGCCGCCGCGTCCGGTCGTCGGCGGGGACGAACGTCTCCAGGTGAAGACCGTGCAGCGTCACGTCGGAGGCGCTCTCGATCTGGCTGGCGACGCTGAAGAAGCGGAGCGTGTCACCGCCCAGGTCGATCTCCAGCGGAACGACCGGATCGGCCAGCGGCCGGGCGGGCGGCTCACCGTCGCAGGGATAGGCGGTGACCTCGTCCCGGAGCGCGACCAGCGCCGGGTCGCCACCGGTGTGCGTGATACGCCGGCCTAGCTGATGGAGCAGGTGGGCACGCCAGACGGGAAGGTTGCGGATCCGCGGGGCGATCCCGCGCGGGTGCAGGCAGAGCCGGATGACGTTCAGCGGGGGCTCGAGCAGGCTGGGGTCGCAGCCGACGAGCAGCGCGTCGACCGACTGGTTGGCATCGACGACGTCCCAGCGGTCGTCGAGAAGCAGGGCCGGGTACGGCGCATGGGCGTCCAGCAGGCCGCGCAGGCCGGCCATCACCGGGGCCAGCGCGTCGTCGTCGGTGGCGCGCTGCGGGTAGCGAGGCGCGAACCCGCCGGCGAGCAGCAGCCGGTTCTGCTCGGCCATCGGCACCCGCAGCACCTCGGCCAGCCGGACGATCATCTCCGGCGTCGGCCGGGCTCGGCCGTTCTCGACGTAGCTCACGTGCCGGGTGCTCACCTCCGCCTGGGTGGCGAGCGCGAGCTGGCTCAGCGACCGCAGCTCACGCCAGCGGCGGAGCTCGCTGCCGACCGACGATGACGGTGACGTCGCGGTTGAGATCACGGCCACGAGGCTAGCCAAGCGCGCATCGGGTCGGCCATGACCTCGGAGGTTATCGACCGGCGCACCCGATGGCGGCGAATCTTCTCCTGGCAACCCGATCCGAGAGAAGGAAGACACCATGAACGACATCGTGACGCGCTACCTCGACACCTGGAACGCCACCGACGACGAGCTCACCGACCTGCTGGCCACGCACTGGTCCGACGACTGCGTCTACGTCGACCCGCTCGCGGAGGTCGAGGGCCGCGAGGCCGTCGCCGCCACCATCCGGGCCGTACGCGCGCAGTTCCCCGGCTTCGTGTTCACCCCCGTGGGGGCCGTCGACACCCATCACCAGCAGGCCCGCTTCCAGTGGGGTCTGGGCCCGGCCGGCGCGGAGCCGGTCATCGTCGGCTTCGACGTGGTCGTCGTCGACGCGGACCAGCGGATCCGGGACGTACGCGGGTTCCTGGACAAGGTGCCCGCCTGAGCTCAGGCCGGACCCGGGGTCAGTGGTGACAGCGGGCGCTCGAAGAAGGTCTCCAGGACCACGGTCGCCTGCGTCCCGCTGACCCCGTCGATCGCGTAGATCCGGCGCAGCACGTCCTGCAGCTGCTCGGTGGTCGCGGTCCTGACCTTCACCAGCACCGACGCGCTCCCCGCGATGACGTGCGCCTCCACCACCTCCGGGAGCGCGGCGAACGCCTCCGCCGAGTCCCCCATCCAGGACGTCGACTCGACCATGACGTACGCCAGGACGCCGCTGCCCACGGCGGCCGGGTCGACCTCGGCGCTGGTGCGCCGGATGACGCCCGCCTCGCGCAGCTTGCGTACGCGCTCGTGGGCGGCGCCGGCGGAGAGGCCGACGGCCTGGCCCAGCACGGCATAGGACTGGGTGGCGTCGCGCTGGAGCTCGGCCAGCAGCTCACGGTCGATCTGATCCACAGCATCTCCGTTCGGAAATATCTTGCCATGACCGTACCTCATCTTGCAGTCTTCGGTTATGGCCGATTGACGTTCGGCTCGGTTGAGGAAGAGGAGTGGGTTCGATGAGCGGTGAGCGCCCCGGCCTGTACGAGATGCTCGATGACCGGTTCCGCACCGGACGGTGCATGAACGGCGATGAGGCGCTGGAGGTCCTGTTCACCGGCTGCCGCTGGGCCGAGGGACCGATCTACGTGCCCGCCTGGCGCCAGGTGGTCTGGAGCGACATCCCGAACGACCGGATGCTGCGCTGGGACGAGGAGACCGGCGACGTGGCGGTCTTCCGTCGCGATGCCGGGCACACCAACGGCAACACCCTCGACCGCGAGGGTCGGCTGATCACCTGCGAGCAGGGCAACCGCCGGGTGACCCGGACCGAGCACGACGGCACCATCACCGTGCTGGCCGACCGCTGGCAGGGCAAGCGGCTGAACAGCCCCAACGACGCGACCGTGAGGTCGGACGGCTCGATCTGGTTCTCCGACCCCGACTTCGGCATCACCAGCGACTACGAGGGATATCGCGCCGAGAGCGAGATCGGCGCCAACAACGTCTACCGGATCGACCCGGCCACCGGCGAGGTGAGCCTGGCGGCGGACTGCTTCGGTGCGCCGAACGGCCTGGTCTTCTCCCCCGACGAGCGGCAGCTCTTCGTCTCCGACACCCGCGCCGGCCGGATCTGGGTCTTCGACGTACGCGAGGACGGCACCCTCTCCGAGGAGCGGGTCTTCGCCGAGGCCGGAGCCCGCGACGACGCCCGCTTCGACAACATCCGCTTCGACGACGGCGGCCGCCTCTGGGTCGCCGCGATGAACGACGGCGTGCACTGCTACGACCCCGACGGCACCCTCATCGGCCGCCTGAACGTCCCCGAGGCAGTCGCCAACATCTCCTGGGGCGGCGCCAAGCGCAACCGCCTCTTCATCACCGCGGAGACCAGTCTCTACTCCGTCGTCATGGGCGTCACCGGCACCCACCCGACCGGCCCCGGACGCCGGCCCTGGCTCTAACCGGCACGCCCTACCCGGCGGCGGGCCGATGCGTCTCCGGCAGCCGCAACACGACCACGAGCCCGGATGCGGCCGTGACGGCGGCGACGGCCCAGACAGCACCTCGCACTCCCCACAGGTCAGCAAGGACACCGGACATCAATGCTCCGGCCGCAAACCCGAGATCCCGCCACAGCCGGTAGACCCCGACGGCACGCGCGCGCCAAGAAGGATGGGCGACGTCGCCGATCACCGCCAGGAGCGTCGGGTAGACCATGGCCGTGCCGAGGCCGAGCAGAACCGCAGCGGCGAGCCACCATGCCGCCGAGCCGACCGCCGCGATCAGCGCCAAGGCCGCGGCCTGGAGCAGCATGCCTCCCACGATGAGCGGCTTCCGACCCCAGCGATCGGACAGCGCACCGGTCGCCAGCTGGCCGACACCCCACACCGCCGGGTAGGCCGCCACGAGCACGCCGATGTGACCGACCCCGAGACCTGCCGAGGCGAACAGGACCGCGAACAGACCCCAGGCCAGGCCGTCGTTGAGATTGTTGACCAGCCCTGCCTGACTGGCCGAGGACAGGGCAGGGTCGCGAAGCGAGGTACGAACCAGCACCTCGCGGTCGCTCATCGGGCTCCCCGTCCGCTCCCCCTGACCTGCTTCGTGGTCGGCATGGCCCCGGGTCTCCCGGACAGCCAAGGTCGAGAGTCCGAGCCCGAGAGCGGCGTACGCGGCGCCGACCAGGAACGGCTCGGGCCGAAGCCCGGCGTCGGCGGCGATCCGTCCGGTCAGCAGGGCGGTGGCTGCGACAGCGAGGTAACCGGCGGACTCGTTGATGCCCAGCGCCAGACCGCGCTGGCTGGGGCCGACGAGGTCAATCTTCATGATCACCGTGGTCGACCAGGTGAGGCCCTGGCTGATGCCGAGCAGGACGTTGGCGCCGACGACGATCCACCAGCTCGGCGCCCAGATGAGCAGGAGCGGCACCGGCAGCGCGACGATCCATCCCGCGACCAGGACCGGCTTACGACCATGGCGCTCGGACCAGATGCCGGCGAGGTAGTTGGTCGCCGCCTTCGCGAGACCGAAGGCGAGGATGTAGGTCAGCGCAGCGGTATAGGACGCGAGCCCGAACACGTCCTCGGCCAGCAGCGGGAGGACCGTACGCTCCTGGCCGAGCATCCCACCGACGAGCGCGTTGACGGCGACTAGCAGCGAGAACTGCGCCGCGTTGGCGCGCAGTCCGAGCCGTGGCGCCGTGCCGAGGTCGTGGCTCACTCGGCGGTCTCCAGCACAACCGACTCGGGGCCGCCGTTCAGCACGGTCAGCCGGGTGAACCCGTGCCGCTGGAGAATGCTGGCAGCGCTCATCGCGCGCTCACCGTGGCCGCACATGACGAGCGTGGGCACGTCGGCGAGACCAGGCGCTGCACTCTCGAGAGACCCGAGCTCGAGGTGCAGAGCCCCGGGAACGTGGCCGGCCTCGTACTCTCGCCTCTGCCGGACGTCGAGCACGCGCTTCTCATCCGGGGTGGCCACCTCGGTCATCGGGAGCGACACGATCGGAAGTCCTGCTTCCTCCCAGGCCGCGAGTCCGCCGGAGACCTCACCGGCGAGGTTCTCGTAACCGATCTTCAGCGCCTGCCAGAGGATCTCGTCGGGGTCCTGGTCCTCGGCCCGAAGCACGATGATCGGCCGGTCGTTCGGCGCGAGCCAACCCAGCCAGCTCGCGAACGCACCCCGCAGCGGGATCGACAGCGCATCCCGGGGATGGGCAGCGGCGAACGCCGCGATCGGGCGTACGTCGACGAGGACGACACCGTCCCGCTGCCCGCCTGCCACGACCTGCGGAGGAACCGCCTCGAGCATAGGCCGCCCGGCGACGACGGCCGGGCCGCGCCGGTTGCGCTCCCCCAGGCGCCGGAAGTAGCTCGGGTAGGTTCCGTGCGAGTCGAGCAGCGCCTGCACGAATCCCGCCTCGTCGAGCTCGAGCAGGGGGTTGGTGGCCCGCTCCTTCCCGATGGTGCTGGTCGAGGTTCCCGTGGCTGCGGTCGAGCAGAACGAGCCCCCGCCATGGGTGGGCCACAGCGCCGCGTCGTCGCCGAGCCCGGCAACGCGACGCACGGAACGGAACTGCGCCCGCGCCAGGCTCTCGGTGCGGGCGGGGTCGACCAGGTCGACGCGGGCGGCCGACCCCACGATGAGGGAGCCACCGCTGAACACGCCGAGCGCCCGATCACCGTCGAGCAGGGCGAAGGACAGGTGCTCGTCGGTGTGTCCCGGCGTGGCGAGGGCCCGCAGGACCAGCCCGCCGTTCAAGGTGATCTCCTGCTCGTCCTCGAGCGCGGTGTGCTCGAACGTACGTCCGCCGGCCTTCGAGGCAAGCACCTCGGCGCCCTCGTCGGCGGCGAGCTGGACGGCCCCGGAGAGGAAGTCGGCATGCAGGTGGGTATCAGCGGCGTGCGTGATCCGCAGTCCGCGGCGGCCGGCCTCGGCGCGCAGCGCCCGGAGGTCGCGGCAGGCATCCACCGCGAGCGCCGCACCGTCGCCGAGATCGACCAGGTAGGCGTTGTTGCCGAGCCCGGAGTCGGGCACGGCGGTCACCAGGTCGTTCATCACTACCGGCCTCCTGGGTGGACGCTTCGCTGTCGATCATCCCTCTGCAGAGCTCCGAGCGCCACGAGCGATGCGGGGACCTCGTGTCGCCTCAGCTGGGTCTTCCTCACCCGAGCGAAGAGCACGC from Nocardioides luteus includes:
- a CDS encoding branched-chain amino acid transporter permease — protein: MTDPWYVLSAIAVSAAVTWALRAVPFAMLAPLRHSALMAHIGERMPVGMMVILAAYTLRDTDPAAFTSAGPAVLALALTIGLHVWRGSMTLSIFAGTAAYVLVTSVLAA
- a CDS encoding AzlC family ABC transporter permease; translation: MQVMDMETASREPASTREELVAGWRTVLPACVAVVPLGLALGVLVVHSGLAWWWAPVLGAIVFAGTMEFLLVGLLAAAAPLAQIAVSTLLVNFRHVFYAISFPLHRVHGSGWKAYSTFALTDEAYALTVTPESAGWSRARIIGIQAFFHVAWVLCVAAGAGLGSLIPPQVVGLEFAVTALFVVLGLEAYKVRRSLPIPALALGCALVAALISRENMLLIAMGLFVAAIVGPYVLATRRSRDD
- a CDS encoding Lrp/AsnC family transcriptional regulator — its product is MRNDHSIDDLDRAIIAELEDDARLSNAELARRVGLTPAPCLRRVQRLESDGVIKGYHARIDPKSGGRGFEVIVAIDIAVNDGKTIEDFETAAVAIPEVTEMRRMLGQPDYYLRVQVADPEAYEALILGTISRLPAVSRVLSHQTMRLVKG
- a CDS encoding helix-turn-helix domain-containing protein gives rise to the protein MISTATSPSSSVGSELRRWRELRSLSQLALATQAEVSTRHVSYVENGRARPTPEMIVRLAEVLRVPMAEQNRLLLAGGFAPRYPQRATDDDALAPVMAGLRGLLDAHAPYPALLLDDRWDVVDANQSVDALLVGCDPSLLEPPLNVIRLCLHPRGIAPRIRNLPVWRAHLLHQLGRRITHTGGDPALVALRDEVTAYPCDGEPPARPLADPVVPLEIDLGGDTLRFFSVASQIESASDVTLHGLHLETFVPADDRTRRLLSP
- a CDS encoding nuclear transport factor 2 family protein → MNDIVTRYLDTWNATDDELTDLLATHWSDDCVYVDPLAEVEGREAVAATIRAVRAQFPGFVFTPVGAVDTHHQQARFQWGLGPAGAEPVIVGFDVVVVDADQRIRDVRGFLDKVPA
- a CDS encoding Lrp/AsnC family transcriptional regulator, which codes for MDQIDRELLAELQRDATQSYAVLGQAVGLSAGAAHERVRKLREAGVIRRTSAEVDPAAVGSGVLAYVMVESTSWMGDSAEAFAALPEVVEAHVIAGSASVLVKVRTATTEQLQDVLRRIYAIDGVSGTQATVVLETFFERPLSPLTPGPA
- a CDS encoding SMP-30/gluconolactonase/LRE family protein, whose product is MSGERPGLYEMLDDRFRTGRCMNGDEALEVLFTGCRWAEGPIYVPAWRQVVWSDIPNDRMLRWDEETGDVAVFRRDAGHTNGNTLDREGRLITCEQGNRRVTRTEHDGTITVLADRWQGKRLNSPNDATVRSDGSIWFSDPDFGITSDYEGYRAESEIGANNVYRIDPATGEVSLAADCFGAPNGLVFSPDERQLFVSDTRAGRIWVFDVREDGTLSEERVFAEAGARDDARFDNIRFDDGGRLWVAAMNDGVHCYDPDGTLIGRLNVPEAVANISWGGAKRNRLFITAETSLYSVVMGVTGTHPTGPGRRPWL
- a CDS encoding MFS transporter, which codes for MSHDLGTAPRLGLRANAAQFSLLVAVNALVGGMLGQERTVLPLLAEDVFGLASYTAALTYILAFGLAKAATNYLAGIWSERHGRKPVLVAGWIVALPVPLLLIWAPSWWIVVGANVLLGISQGLTWSTTVIMKIDLVGPSQRGLALGINESAGYLAVAATALLTGRIAADAGLRPEPFLVGAAYAALGLGLSTLAVRETRGHADHEAGQGERTGSPMSDREVLVRTSLRDPALSSASQAGLVNNLNDGLAWGLFAVLFASAGLGVGHIGVLVAAYPAVWGVGQLATGALSDRWGRKPLIVGGMLLQAAALALIAAVGSAAWWLAAAVLLGLGTAMVYPTLLAVIGDVAHPSWRARAVGVYRLWRDLGFAAGALMSGVLADLWGVRGAVWAVAAVTAASGLVVVLRLPETHRPAAG
- a CDS encoding MBL fold metallo-hydrolase, with protein sequence MNDLVTAVPDSGLGNNAYLVDLGDGAALAVDACRDLRALRAEAGRRGLRITHAADTHLHADFLSGAVQLAADEGAEVLASKAGGRTFEHTALEDEQEITLNGGLVLRALATPGHTDEHLSFALLDGDRALGVFSGGSLIVGSAARVDLVDPARTESLARAQFRSVRRVAGLGDDAALWPTHGGGSFCSTAATGTSTSTIGKERATNPLLELDEAGFVQALLDSHGTYPSYFRRLGERNRRGPAVVAGRPMLEAVPPQVVAGGQRDGVVLVDVRPIAAFAAAHPRDALSIPLRGAFASWLGWLAPNDRPIIVLRAEDQDPDEILWQALKIGYENLAGEVSGGLAAWEEAGLPIVSLPMTEVATPDEKRVLDVRQRREYEAGHVPGALHLELGSLESAAPGLADVPTLVMCGHGERAMSAASILQRHGFTRLTVLNGGPESVVLETAE